From a single Cyprinus carpio isolate SPL01 unplaced genomic scaffold, ASM1834038v1 S000006590, whole genome shotgun sequence genomic region:
- the LOC109076541 gene encoding zinc finger protein 271-like, which yields MLEFSHQFTSEDEHQSIMKELKSEFIKEERENMSDLEPCRIKHTEEEQRDPKEENEESEELSEVEEKHHVKPEEKPLSHSKPKNIFFKEKRAEKSFTCLQCGESFTYEQSLEIHMRVHTGEKAHSQSLKSHQKTHTGVKDHVCFECGKSFTWEKHLKQHQRFHTGEKPYKCSHCGKNFSWLAHLKTHEQIHSREKTHTCDLCGKSFACKKHVRIHMKIHTGEKPYTCDQCGNSFTRSSHLKEHMRIHTGEKPYTCDQCGNSFTQLSNFKEHMRIHTGEKPYTCDQCGKSFSLKKSFDGHMRIHTGEKPHACDRCGKTFLRAAALKKHLTVHTKEKPHSCSLCGKSFSRLQSLKLHQKLHNPVRDHVCFECGKTFALVIHLKQHQMIHTGEKPYKCSHCDKRFSQSGHLKRHEQIHTEENPHKCSHCDKTFSLSSSLKTHERIHTGEKPHKCSHCDKTFSLSSNLKTHERIHTGEKPHKCSHCDKTFSQSANLKRHEQIHSRENPHKCSHCDKTFSLSSSLKTHERIHTGEKPHKCDQCGKSFTFKSRLKLHMKIHTVKTLSNKVTSCVS from the exons ATGCTGGAATTTTCCCATCAGTTTACAAGTGAAGACGAGCATCAGAGCATCATGAAAGAGCTGAAatctgagtttattaaagaggaacGTGAGAACATGAGTGATctagaaccctgcagaatcaaacacactgaagaagaACAGAGAG aCCCTAAAGAAGAGAACGAGGAGAGTGAAGAACTGAGTGAAGTGGAGGAGAAACATCATGTCAAACCTGAAGAGAAACCTCTGAGTCACtccaaacctaaaaatatattttttaaggaaaaaagagcagagaaatctttcacctgcCTTCAGTGTGGAGAGAGTTTCACATATGAACAAAGTCTTGagattcacatgagagttcacaccggagagaaggcACATTCGCAAAGTTTAAAATCGCATCAGAAAACACATACTGGTGTAAAAGATCATGTGTGCTTTGAGTGTGGGAAGTCTTTTACTtgggaaaaacatttaaaacagcaccaGAGGTTCCACACCGGAgaaaaaccttataagtgttcacactgtggcAAGAATTTTAGTTGGTTAgcacatctgaaaacacatgagcaGATCCACagcagagagaaaacacacacatgtgaTTTGTGCGGCAAGAGCTTTGCATGCAAAAAACATGTTAGAATCCATATgaagatccacactggagaaaagccatacacatgtgatcagtgtggaaacagtttcacTCGCTCATCGCACCTTAAAgaacacatgaggatccacactggagagaagccatatacatgtgatcagtgtggaaacagtttcacTCAATTATCAAACTTTAAAgaacacatgaggatccacactggagagaagccatacacatgtgatcagtgtggaaagagtttctcattaaaaaaaagttttgatggtcacatgaggatccacactggagaaaagccgcACGCATGTGATCGATGCGGCAAAACATTTCTTAGGGCAGCTGCCCTGAAGAAACACCTGACAGTTCATACGAAGGAGAAGCCACATTCGTGTTCtttatgtggaaagagtttttcacggCTGCAAAGTTTAAAATTACATCAGAAATTACACAACCCTGTGAGAGATCATGTGTGCTTCGAGTGTGGGAAGACTTTTGCTTTGGTAATCCATTTAAAACAGCACCAgatgattcacactggagagaaaccttacaagtgttcacactgtgacaagagattcagtcagtcaggacatctgaaaagacatgagcagatccacactgaagagaaccctcacaagtgttcacactgtgacaagacaTTCAGTCTGTcatcaagtctgaaaacacacgagaggatccacactggagagaaacctcacaagtgttcacactgtgacaagacaTTCAGTCTGtcatcaaatctgaaaacacatgagaggatccacactggagagaaacctcacaagtgttcacactgtgacaagacaTTTAGTCAGTCAGCAAATCTGAAAAGACATGAGCAGATCCACAGCAGAGAGAACcctcacaagtgttcacactgtgacaagacaTTCAGTCTGTcatcaagtctgaaaacacatgagaggatccacactggagagaaacctcacaagtgtgatcagtgcgggaagagtttcacattTAAAAGTCGTCTGAAGCTACACATGAAGATCCATACAGTAAAGACACTGAGCAATAAAGTCACTTCTTGTGTAAGTTAG